A single window of Vibrio campbellii CAIM 519 = NBRC 15631 = ATCC 25920 DNA harbors:
- a CDS encoding M48 family metallopeptidase — MRTWIKASVLLTIAGLTACSSSPTGRNQILMFSDQEMSSLGAKSFDQMKQEIPISKDKKVNAYVQCVAKQITDTIPPQAGFKNWEVVVFDSDQVNAFALPGGKIGVYTGLLKVAKNQDQLATVIGHEVAHVLADHSNERLSQSQLANAGLSLANVAIGASEYKEYQQMTMAALGVGVQYGVILPYGRTQESEADIVGLGYMAKAGFDPNESVDLWKNMAAAGGGQPPEFFSTHPSHSTRIKDLQATIKTLPASNAKAPRCG; from the coding sequence ATGAGAACATGGATCAAAGCCTCAGTGCTTTTGACAATAGCTGGCTTAACGGCATGCAGTTCCTCACCGACTGGTCGAAATCAAATTCTTATGTTTTCCGATCAAGAGATGTCTTCGCTCGGTGCTAAATCGTTTGATCAGATGAAGCAAGAGATTCCGATAAGCAAAGATAAAAAGGTCAACGCATATGTTCAATGTGTTGCCAAGCAAATTACCGATACGATCCCGCCTCAAGCAGGGTTTAAAAATTGGGAGGTTGTGGTGTTTGATAGTGACCAAGTCAACGCATTTGCCCTACCCGGCGGTAAAATCGGCGTTTACACTGGATTGCTGAAAGTAGCGAAAAACCAAGACCAACTTGCGACGGTCATTGGCCACGAAGTAGCACACGTTTTAGCAGACCACAGCAATGAGCGTTTGTCTCAAAGCCAACTAGCAAACGCGGGATTGTCGCTAGCTAACGTGGCGATTGGTGCCTCTGAATATAAAGAGTATCAACAGATGACCATGGCAGCACTTGGTGTCGGTGTTCAGTACGGTGTGATACTTCCTTATGGCCGCACTCAAGAATCAGAAGCTGATATTGTGGGTTTAGGCTACATGGCGAAAGCGGGCTTCGATCCAAATGAAAGCGTTGATCTTTGGAAAAACATGGCTGCTGCGGGTGGTGGACAACCGCCGGAGTTCTTCTCTACTCACCCATCACACAGCACTCGCATCAAAGACTTACAGGCAACCATAAAAACGTTACCTGCGTCGAATGCGAAAGCGCCAAGATGTGGTTAG
- a CDS encoding site-2 protease family protein codes for MAGWQQLFWDNTLVSQIAASDDETGKSLHEFKLSSGEEVLHCQLSCELKWQPFDFKYQASINETLVTAGHREEKDIERQVPVEAPPAEKRFSLIGLVSLGMKALKSAKVIKVALASASLAAYSWLFSIEFALALVACLVFHEYGHIRAMKYFGMKTKGIYLIPFLGGLALSDEKINTRWQDVVISIMGPFFGLVLSIVFTVLYWMTGEMIFAGLAVFNALLNLFNLLPILPLDGGHVLKSITFSMNTWIGLAGSIVTALLGIYISYTFGLTLLGFLLMMGMLEVVMEWRTRHHSHLLPLTRYGQLLSFAWYLVSVGGFIAIIWYFAGLGDSLLSLPLQILGT; via the coding sequence ATGGCAGGTTGGCAACAGCTGTTTTGGGATAACACTCTGGTTTCACAAATCGCAGCCAGTGATGATGAGACTGGGAAGTCGCTGCATGAATTTAAACTTTCATCTGGTGAGGAAGTTCTGCATTGCCAATTGAGCTGTGAATTAAAATGGCAACCGTTTGATTTTAAATACCAAGCAAGCATCAATGAAACACTTGTGACCGCAGGGCATCGTGAGGAGAAAGACATCGAACGCCAAGTACCAGTTGAAGCGCCACCAGCAGAAAAACGTTTTAGCTTGATAGGCCTCGTCTCGCTTGGAATGAAAGCGCTAAAAAGCGCCAAAGTGATCAAGGTTGCGTTAGCATCCGCAAGTTTGGCTGCCTATTCTTGGTTGTTTTCGATTGAGTTTGCGCTGGCTTTGGTTGCGTGTCTGGTATTCCACGAATATGGCCATATCCGTGCGATGAAGTACTTTGGCATGAAGACGAAAGGCATTTACTTAATTCCATTCTTGGGCGGCTTGGCGCTGAGCGATGAAAAGATAAATACGCGTTGGCAAGATGTGGTTATCTCCATCATGGGGCCGTTCTTTGGTTTGGTGCTCAGCATAGTATTCACCGTCTTGTATTGGATGACCGGTGAGATGATCTTTGCAGGATTGGCCGTATTTAACGCTTTGTTAAACCTATTCAACCTACTGCCAATCTTGCCGTTAGATGGCGGGCATGTACTTAAAAGCATAACCTTTTCAATGAACACATGGATAGGTTTGGCCGGTAGTATTGTCACGGCGTTGCTCGGTATCTACATCAGCTATACCTTCGGCTTAACACTACTTGGTTTCTTGTTGATGATGGGAATGCTCGAAGTGGTAATGGAATGGCGAACTCGCCATCATAGCCACTTATTGCCGTTAACACGTTATGGTCAGCTGTTATCGTTTGCGTGGTACTTGGTATCGGTTGGCGGTTTTATCGCGATCATTTGGTACTTCGCAGGGTTAGGCGATAGCTTATTAAGTTTGCCTCTGCAGATCCTCGGCACTTAA